TTTGGCCCAAACCCTCACCGGCCAAAGGTTCTAGCGCTGCCCAGCCAAGGGTCAATTGCGAAGATATAGAAGATCGCCGGAGCAACCCCCAACCGCAGCAGGGCCGGGGGCTGGCCCTTTGGGAGCTGAACAGCACTCGATCGCGCCCAAACCCAGAGGCAGCGCGATCGCCCTCCGAAGCGCTTTGAGGCCCTTGGCGTGTCAACCAGATCGTGCTTCGATGGTATTCGTCCAAGTCCCGCCGGGACGCCCCTGGGAATTTCCTTCACGAGAAAGCCATGACTGAGCCGAGCGCCTACCGCATCGAAAAAGACTCTATGGGAGAGCGGCAGATTCCTGAGAGTGCCTACTATGGCATTCAAACGCTGCGGGCGACCGAGAACTTCCCCATCAGTGGCCTCAAGCCGCTGCCGACCTACGTCGAGGCCTGCGTGCTGATCAAGAAAGCCGCGGCGATCGCCAACGGACAGCTCGGCTGCATTTCGGCGGAGATGGCCCAGGCGATCGTCCAAGCCGCAGACGAAGTCCTGGCGGGCAGCCTGCGAGAGCAGTTTGTGGTGGACGTTTACCAGGCAGGGGCCGGCACCTCCCACCACATGAACGTCAACGAAGTCTTGGCCAACCGGGCGCTAGAGCTGCTGGGAGACCAAAAGGGCAACTACGGGCGCGTCAGCCCCAACGACCACGTGAACTACGGCCAGTCCACCAACGACGTGATTCCCACGGCGATCCGGGTGGGCGGCCTGCTGGCCCTTGAGCGGACCCTGATTCCGGCGCTTACCGAGGCCATCACCGCCCTCGACGCCAAGGCCGACGAATTCCAGAACATCATTAAATCTGGCCGCACCCACCTCCAGGATGCCGTGCCCGTTCGCCTGGGCGAGTCCTTCCGGGCCTGGGCTCAGATCCTGATGGACCACCTAGTGCGCATCGAAACGGCGGCCACTGACCTGACCCTGCTGGGTCTGGGCGGCAGCGCGGCGGGCACCGGCCTCAACACCCATCCCCAGTACCGCTTTCGCGTCGCTGAGATCCTGGGAGAGCTGATCGACCAGCCCCTCAAGCCCGCCCCCCACCTAATGGCCGCGATGCAGAGCATGGGGCCCTTTGTGGCGGTGTCCGGCACCCTGCGCAACCTGGCCCAGGACCTGGCCAAGATTTCCCATGACCTGCGTCTGATGGACTCCGGCCCCAAAACCGGCTTTAAAGAAATCCAGCTGCCGCCCGTGCAGCCCGGTTCGTCCATCATGCCCGGGAAATACAACCCCGTGATGGCGGAAATGACCTCCATGGTGTGCTTCCAGGTGATGGGCTACGACGCCGCGATCGCCCTTGCCGCCCAGGCTGGCCAGCTCGAGCTCAACGTGATGATGCCGCTGATCGCCTACAACTTGATTCAGAGCATCGAGATTTTGGGCAACACCATCGCCGCCCTGACCGAGCGCTGTCTCAAGGGCATCACCGCCAGCGAGGAGCGCTGCTTGGCCTACGCCGAGGGCAGTCTGGCCCTGGTGACCGCCCTCAACACCCACATTGGCTATCTCAACGCTGCGGCCGTCGCCAAGGAATCTCTGGAAACCGGCAAGTCTCTGCGCCAGATCGTGCTCGAAAAGGGCCTAATGGACGAGGCAACATTAGCCGAAGTCTTGAATCTGGCCGAAATGAGCCAAATGCCGCCGAATCAAGCCTAGTTTAGGCATTTGGGGCGATCGCCTTTTAGAGAGCGATCGCCCCGTCTCGCCCAGTCCTAGGGAGTCGGCAGGGTCGCCGCGAAGGCCTGAATCGCTTTCCAGTAGCGATCGCCCGCCACCGCCACCAAGTCATTGTGGCCAGCGCCCTCCACCCACAAAAACTGCGTCGGGCCGGGAGCCTTGGCCAGCAGCCGCTCGCCGTGCCTCAGGGGGATCAGCTCGTCCTCGGTCCCGTG
This genomic stretch from Geitlerinema sp. PCC 7407 harbors:
- a CDS encoding aspartate ammonia-lyase encodes the protein MTEPSAYRIEKDSMGERQIPESAYYGIQTLRATENFPISGLKPLPTYVEACVLIKKAAAIANGQLGCISAEMAQAIVQAADEVLAGSLREQFVVDVYQAGAGTSHHMNVNEVLANRALELLGDQKGNYGRVSPNDHVNYGQSTNDVIPTAIRVGGLLALERTLIPALTEAITALDAKADEFQNIIKSGRTHLQDAVPVRLGESFRAWAQILMDHLVRIETAATDLTLLGLGGSAAGTGLNTHPQYRFRVAEILGELIDQPLKPAPHLMAAMQSMGPFVAVSGTLRNLAQDLAKISHDLRLMDSGPKTGFKEIQLPPVQPGSSIMPGKYNPVMAEMTSMVCFQVMGYDAAIALAAQAGQLELNVMMPLIAYNLIQSIEILGNTIAALTERCLKGITASEERCLAYAEGSLALVTALNTHIGYLNAAAVAKESLETGKSLRQIVLEKGLMDEATLAEVLNLAEMSQMPPNQA